The stretch of DNA taacatGGACTCACATACTAGTCTAGCAGAGGAGAACCTCCACATAAGAATAAACTTCTAGAACATCAGTCTCCAAGGAAATATGTACTGAAGTCCATTTCTGTTGGAGATTTTAGTGTTAGGACAACTCAGAATGACATTTATAAGATAAAGCAAAAAAACCACTAATTTTTATGGTATTAAGACCTATTCCAGTATGAATACATGAAGAGGTCATGGTGTTACCTGTGATGAGAAGCTTAGGTTGAAGCAGACACCAATTGGTAAGTTTTATAAAAGCACCCAGTGGAATTAACTGAAAATGGATGagacaagaaaaataatagcTGTTTGGAAGGAGAAGATACAGAACATTTGAATGCACAATTTAAAAGATTTTACTACTTGCTCAGCCAAAGAAAGGTTCAAACGGAGGAAGGTGGGGAGAGGTAGAGGTTGTTGTACCCCACTTTGGGGCCATCTTCCATCCTTGAAAGAGGACGGTCATCTCTGGGAAATCCTCGTAAGACACCCTTTCAAATCCTAAaagtaatgttttattattaaagcatttatttatattgcatacaaatactAGATTTACATTGTACTATTTGCTGCTGTTTAGTctcattatatgtataatgtatggcTCTGAGTATTTGCTTTAGATACTtcacatattatatagtatttatttgtaCATAAGAAAATACTTCCATCTGTTAATAACAGTGATTAAAATGTATAACATTTCCTTTGCTTTTTTAATAAACTGTCTAATAAGATGatttactatacattatatacacgAAAGCAAGAACAGAAGCTTTCTTTAGACTAATTACTAATAGCATGATTCACTGGTTTCAGGTCCTGTCAAGTTTATCTCATCCTTATATCATACAATTTCGAGACTCTTTTGAACATGATGGCCGGTTGTTAATAGTCATGGATTACTGTGGTGGTGGAGACCTTCATACGCTTATAAGTAACAGAAAAGGTGTACTTTTTCCTGAGGATCGTGTTCTTGACTGGTTTGTTCAGTTGTGTTTAGCTATTAAGTATATTCATGACCGAAGGATCCTCCACAGGGATATAAAGTCACAAAATGTTTTTCTAACAGATGATGGAAAGGTTAGACTTGGGGACTTTGGAATTGCAAAGATCATGAATAGCACGTCAGATCTAGCTCGCACTTGTATTGGCACTCCTTACTACTTGTCTCCTGAAATGTGTGAAAATAAACCTTACAATAATAAAAGTGATATATGGGCTCTAGGATgtgttttatatgaaatgatcacCCTAAACCATGCATTTGAAGCAAATAACATGAAAGGTTTGATCTTAAAAATAATTAAGGGATCATATCAGCCCATTCCGGCACGTTATAGCCGAGATCTGCGCCTCCTTTTAAACCAGATTTTTCAGAGGGAACCAAGAGACAGACCATCAATATCGGTTATACTTCGTAAAAATTTTGTATTGAAGAGAGTTCCCCGCTTCATAACTGGatgtgaagaagaagaattgatgTCTTCCCTATTGAAAAGGAAGTGTAACTTACCAGCGTCAGCTCGAAAGATTCCTGTAGTGAAGCGTCCACCTGATGTAACTGATCCAGCCTTAAAGTATGGTGGAAGTGTAGCGCTTAATAAGAGGGGAATTATGAAAACTCCCACCAAATCTTTTACCAGACTTTCTCCCCATGGTGCAACTAGTCCAAGACGTGCTGGTGGAATATCAGTTAGGAAGGTGGACAGAATCAGAAAACTGAATAGAAAGAAATGTCCAAGTGAAAACAGTCTTATGTCtagtgttaagaaaaaaaagattgggTCAGATGGTCAAGATGGTCATAAGAAGAGGTCAAAGTCTGTTCCTCGTGTTGTTAAACAGTGCGGCTTGAAATCTCCTCATCAGAGCTTGAAGAAGAAACATCCTTCCCCTGTTAAACTGCAGTTGATGTTGACCAGTGCAGGTTTTAAAAAACAGACAGAACTTGGAGGAAAacaagttaaaaagaaaattctaattgaagaagagagaaatggTCATAGTACTACACCAAAAGCACAAGATTTGCCTTCAGATGAATATGTGGCCAAGAAATTGCAAACGTCATCAAATGATGGCAAACAGATTTTTAAGTCTCCCATTTCTATTATGAAAAGTGATACAGTAATATATACCGGCCATTCGCAGCCCATTGATTCAGCTATGATTGAGAGCATGGAAAGTATCCTGGTCAATTATGAAGAAAGTAAGGATTGGATGGAGAAAGAAACCTCAGATAGACTGAGTGACCTAGGTGTAAGATCAGAGTGCATGTCCATTGTTCAGGCTTTGAAAACTTGTATTGACTATCCGGGAGGCTTATCTAATGATAAAGCGGATTTGAAAGAGAAGAGTCAGAAGGATGTAAAGGAGCTAACAAACATTACTCTTAAACAGCAGAATGAAAATTGtagtgatgacgatgatgatgacgatgatgaagaGTATTCTGTTGTTTCATCTGAAGAATTAAGGCAGATAAtgcaagaaaagatgaaaaagttAGTGCAGCTGCGAGCAATAAAACTGAATCAAATggtccaagaaagaagaaaatgggCATATATGCAAGAAAAACTAGATTCTTCATcagtaaacgaaaataaaaataacctaaacgGAGACTTTTTAGATAAGcttgaaaatgagaaagaagttGAGCATGCAGTGAAAAAAGGGAATAAGTCAGTTTTTGATGACTCAATTGATAATGAAGTGAACATCCTCAAAGATTGTGACTTGATGGCATCTGTTGAAAAGACACTCATACCAGAAATTCAAAGTAATATTCTAGGTAGTGGTTCTGCTTTGGAAAAAGATGAAGGCACAATTCTTATAGAATCTTTGTTGAGAACTGTGCAGGAAAGAACTTTCAATGACCAGTCTTGCATTTCAGGAGCAAGCTATGATGTAGGTTCTCAGTGTAATCAAAAGGCAGATGTTTTAAGAATCCAGGATATACTTTTAGATTTAAATGAAACAGAGAAGCCAACAGGCATTGTGAATGAATCTGacaatgaagataaaagaaataccTCATTTCATAAATGTGTGCTGGCATCATCAACTCCAGTGGTATCAAAAACTAAAGCTGTTACTTTTGGTAAACGAGCTAGATGGGGTAGTGTTCATTCAGCTGGCCTTGAAAACTCGCCTTTGGAAACTACTGCATCTGAAATGGATGCTACTTCGTCTTCTGATATCGTTGAAGTTTTCCCTAAAGTAACAGAGCGAAAACAGTGGACAAAGAACTGCAAAGAAATTGTCAGTATCCTGGCTGAAGCTCAGATTGTTGACACCCCAAAGagtctgaagattgaaaaagatgAAGTTTGTCAAGGACAACAAGAAATCAGTGTAAATAAGTGTATTTGGCCATCTGATAACCAATTATGCTTTACTGAAGAACATAACATATCTTTAGGTGCCACTTACAGTGTTGATCACAAGAAAACTAATGGAACTACATCAGAGAGCCTTGAGGGGAAACAATTAAACTGTGAAAGTAAAGTTTATTCAGGAAATTCAAATCTGAATAGCACTTTTACCATAGAGAAAAATTCAATGGCAGAAGAGAAAACTAATGCAAAAGAGTTAGGTGATCTGCACCAAAACGATAGGCCATCTGCAGACCAGTCAAATGAAAGTTCATCTGTGTCATCTGCCAGAGAGATTTTGAACAAAACTATCACTATTGCAAGTACATCACCAAAATCCAAAGTAAAGAATGGGTTAGTTACTGATACAGAATCCATTATTAGTAAAAGTGAAGACTCTGGAAATCTCAACAAAACTTTTGAAATTGATTCGAGTAGTTTGAAAGGTATTGAATTACCAtgctgtgagacatttgctgtaCCAGACAATGCAGCAAATGTAAGTACCAAAAAAGCCAAAGGTGGAATACTGGGAATGCTAAGGTCACACGTGTCTCCTCTTTCAAGGAAGAAAACTCATGGTTACAATCATAAAAATGCTTGTGCATGTCTAAGTAATGATGCTTCAGGTGATGGAAATATGGCAAACTCTAAACCCTCTGTAACCCTGCCCAGAGAAGAAATAGCCTCAGCatcaaataaaaagaatggaaaattaaaattggGTATTGTTGGTATATTAAGGAAGCTGTCTTTGAAAGCAGATGATCTCACAAATGCTTCCCCTAAGACAAGTCAGCCAGTTCATGAGGCTATTCAGGCTCAGAAGTCAAATGTATCCAAAAATAGTGAAAAATCACCCAGTAAGAATTCAAGTATGAATGGTGCTGAAGTTGACAGGCCAACAGATATGGCAAATGAGAAAAGGCATACGGCATCACCAAGTCCGTCAGATGTAGAAGAGAAATCTAGCTCTAAAAAATCAGATGGAAACATGAAAGGAACTGTAGAAAGTGTGCATAGTATCAGAACTGAAGACTTTCCCAAGAAGAATGAATCCCAAAAGGAAGAATCCTTCAGGACTGTAGAGAAGAAAAATACCCCTAAAATAGATGGTGGACACTTGAAATCTAATAGATCTGGAGACAGTCAGAAGTGGAGACAAGATTCAAAGAAGCTAAGTAGATTCTCAATGCATGGCAGCAAGTCTcctgttgatgatattttaggaTGTGAATCCACTGACAGGACTGTCAGTGGCAGGAGTTCACCAACACCTTTAGATTCCTTAACTCATCAGGATACAAGAATGAAGGAACTGGAAAACAGCATTGATAAGGTAACGataacaaatgtaaaaaatttgGTAGATATTGATAATGAGCTAGACAGGATTACAGAAAGGTCGAAAGCCATGGAAGTAGAAGacagaaaaagaaatgtaaggcAGGACAGCAAAAGTGTAACTGCAACAAATTCCACAGCATTTTCAgataacactaaaatcacttcatGTCCAAGTGTAAGAACGAAAACTATAACTAAGTCTTTTTCAGAGAGTGCAGCTGGGGAAATGTGCAAACCTTTGGCAAATACAATAAGTGAACTTGATATTCTTGAAGCTGTGTTTACCAGTACAAAACTAGAAAGGTCTGATGGTAGTAAAAGTCCAGTGCCAAAATTTCCAAAATGTTCAAAGTCATTTAGTGGTAGTCTTCCTAGGAAGAATAAAAGTGATATATCAATTAGCAGTGGCCTTGATACTCAGGAAACTTATTCATCCAACCCAGCAGTGCTTAGTACTAACTCTAGCAGCAACTCTCTCTCTACTGGTAATCCccataaaaatacaattttttctaGTCGATCAGGCGATTCTGGTTGTTGGTATGGAGATTTAAGCTCAAATTCATATGATTCTGATACAACACCAAGTGGTACTTTGAAACGCAAATCAATGAGACTGGGTCATGGATCCACAGCAGCACAAGAATTTTGCAATGAAATTgatgaggtttctctgaatcgtGTTCAAAGTCTAGCTCAGAGTTTTGTTAAAGATGTGCTGGATAAGGCAAAAGCACAAGTTGGGAATGATGAGCCACTTTCCCCAGTTGTGTCAGATAAAGACAATTCAGAAACATCAAAACTTTATGCGACTCCAAAGGTGAGTGAATTGCCATCAATTTGTGAAGAGTTTTTGACCCTTTCAGAAAACAAAGTTAGCAACCAAACTTTGCTTTCAGCTTCAGACTTGGATAATTCTTCCAAAGAGAAATGTAAATTCCAAAATAATATACTGCCACCTAAAAGGCAGCAGGTTGTTGTATCCAGAAGTCTGATACAAGAAGTTGAATCTAATGCTAACCAGATTCCTAGTTCTTTTGGAGCAGATTTATGTCCCCAGCAGTCTTCCATTCATGCACAAGCAGGAAAACCACCAAGACCTTCATCACTTCTAAGTCTAAGTTCTACAAGAAATATTGAAAAACCACCAGTTGGAGCTAGACCAAAATCAATGGTTCTCAGTAAATGTAGTGATAATTCAGTACCTAAGAAGACAATATTCCCAGAAAGCACAGAAAGTCCTCAAAGCACTTTAACTAGAAAGCAAAAATATCAACTTGGTCAGTATTCATCAAAGCTACTCTCTCAGCTGATGTGTGAGGAAGATtctggagaaataaaaaaaggtataatTAGGGAAAGGAGTTCAAGTAGCATAATAACACCATTCAATATTGAAACTTACTCCAGTGGTCCTTCagttgaagaggaaagagaagattTAGCCAGTCTTCGAAAATCCATGGAACTTATTTTGTCTTCATCAGAGCATACTCGGGAGGATACTCGCTCATCAACAGCTTCGCCGTATGCAGCCTCTGAAGTATGGCATTTAGGTAAGTGAGAGAGCTTTTTGTGTTTTGGttttaaagaattatatatatattgtatatgtagctTTATGTTATCTTCCCAATATTCTCAgcaaactttttttcattttggagaAGCCATCTTTGAGTTTGAAATTTTGTCAACATTTCATGTAGATAGACTTGCTTATGAAAGTCTGAGCTTTACAGTAGACAAGcctcttattttatgttagctTGACTCTTGGAGGCTGATAATTAGCTATGTACTGAGTTTTGATGTACAGAAAATCAAATTCCAAAACTTATTTCCAGTTTACTGTTCGTGAATCTCAGGAGTAAGGTGACCCTCTGTCATACGTATGGTATCATTCATTAATACGTACTTGTACTTCGTAAGTGGAAGTCGCCCAACACTTGCTTTCTTCATCGTTTCTGTTACTCCTGTCATTGTAGGGATTTCAGTATAACACAGAATTCTTTATAGTGCTGAATCTGTAACAATTAATGGGTGTGTAAGTgtcaatgaataataatttttgtaattttttctttatttcccaagGACTGTATAATGGAGGCAGTTCACTGTGTCAGATTTGTTCCTAGtgaaatacagtacatattacCTCAATTATCTTAAGTAATACATCCACAGCCCTTGTGGACTTTGGAAGTTTGAGGATACTGTGAAAAAATTTTACTGATGCAAAACAGCAATTTTCTTCTaacttttttccctttattaCACTTCATAGTAGTACTGTATATGCTCATAAACAATACATAATACACTGTATAGTATACactgtatgaaaatgaaaattatcagaaaagaaattttgataactactatACAATACGGTTCAGTCTATGTACTACTACATTACAATATCAAGTAACATTCGCAAAAAATCAAACTGCAGTATACtacatataaaatgtatacaaaaatttagcattgaaattctctctctctctctctctctctctctctctctctctctctctctctctctctctctctctctctctctctctctctctctgagagagtgGAAGATGTATTAATGGATTTATGTTAATCAGTAAATATAGTGTGTTACACATTTACCAAAGGTTCTAATCAATGCTATAGATAGCCTAAGCTCCAGTAACTTTCAGCTTGTTTCAATTGGTATagatttcataaatttttatatatcatacaaaattaataactatTGTTGTAATATGTACATCTTTAACCCTTACAGGCCCAGCTAAATGTATGCATTAACAATACTGAAAGAGGTAAACTTTGAGTTCAgccagtttataaaaaaaaatcaattataagAAGATACGCAAATGTACatggtataaaaaaattctaaaaaatgttctgtacctTCCACAGATGGTGTAAAGTATGTAGGTttttataagtaacttaccatgTAATTTCATAGTTATAGTTTCCATTTGAAATGCAGCTTAGATTCAAAATTTCGAGGGGAGCGCTTCAATATAGTTTGTGTAGGTGATAGTCGGTCCCCCTAACAGAAtatgtattggaacaatccagCAGATAACCCTGGTCTGGCAGtagctttattcattattttccagttattttgCTGGATTCCAATGTATATTGTAGCCTTTAAGCTGAAATATTTCAGgatggctgttttttttattttgtttttacgttgattaaaagtaaaaatgagcCGCTGGTAAAAAACACCATTTGCTTGTATGGTTTGTTTACTGGTTATGCAACTGGTGGCACCAATAATAGATTTTCCTTAAAAGTAATTCTTGGAATGACTACATTATAAAAGTAAATTGTTGTATGTTATGCCTTTTCATTAGGTCATAACTTTGGCAATTTATGAATTGTTTCCAGGCTATAGTAAACTACTAGCAAGTTACCAATAATAAAgtagttttgttttaaaagtaattCTCAAGTGTTATGACACTACTATAAAAGTAATTGGTCTATGTTAGGCTTTGTTCTTTAGGCCATAACCTTAgcaatttattaattgttttacatCTGTAAACTACTTGCAAACTGTTGATAATAGTTTTACATAAAAGTAATTCTCAGATGTTCCATCATAAAGTAATTGATgtatgttattccttttatttaggCATTAACTTTTGCAATCCatgaatttatttctgaccatagGCTTCTGGTGAGACGTTGATATTAGTTTTACCTTGAAGTAATTTTTCAGATATTATGCTATTCTATTATCTTTTCTTTAGGCCATAATTTTGACAATTTATTTGTTCATAGGCCTTTGCTTCATGCAAGTTGCCAATAATTGCATTTGAAATAATTCTTGGGGATTTTGGCACTTTATTAGGCCCGTAACTTTtgcaattatgatttatttactggaCATATGATTCCTGTAAGCTTCCAATAGATAAGACTTTGACAAATACTAATCTTTATGCTTTCTTTTGTAGAACTGAAAAGTGTTAAGGCAGAAAATAGTGAGGAAAAAATTGAGTGTTTTGTTGACTGCTGCGAGTAAGTGTTCTTCTTATCGCATATCAGCTCATGCTACAATATACTAGCTCTCTGACTCTGATTTCGGGTGCTAGCATCGCCTCTCTCATGCGCTCGGCGCCAGGGATGACCACCCTGGCACCAATTCTGTCCTTCTACTAGCCTCTTGCCACTTACTCCTGCACCTGGCTCTCTTGCTTCCTTTCCATACCTTTGCCAGTTCTGTGTCTtggttaacccttaatggacagattgcTCCTTGGGAGTAATAATAACAGCTTTGGGGTGGTGGACAGGTTGATCCTGTGGATAAACAATGTCAAGTGCCATTGATTTCGAAAGAATCTgccaggaaagaggtgccaatacttttatagcccataaattcactaatggcaacttttactcTGGCTAAAATCAC from Macrobrachium nipponense isolate FS-2020 chromosome 18, ASM1510439v2, whole genome shotgun sequence encodes:
- the LOC135196910 gene encoding uncharacterized protein LOC135196910, which gives rise to MDGYKIIRKLGTGSYGCAHLALHIPTDTKCVIKEIQISHMSSKELEEARREVEVLSSLSHPYIIQFRDSFEHDGRLLIVMDYCGGGDLHTLISNRKGVLFPEDRVLDWFVQLCLAIKYIHDRRILHRDIKSQNVFLTDDGKVRLGDFGIAKIMNSTSDLARTCIGTPYYLSPEMCENKPYNNKSDIWALGCVLYEMITLNHAFEANNMKGLILKIIKGSYQPIPARYSRDLRLLLNQIFQREPRDRPSISVILRKNFVLKRVPRFITGCEEEELMSSLLKRKCNLPASARKIPVVKRPPDVTDPALKYGGSVALNKRGIMKTPTKSFTRLSPHGATSPRRAGGISVRKVDRIRKLNRKKCPSENSLMSSVKKKKIGSDGQDGHKKRSKSVPRVVKQCGLKSPHQSLKKKHPSPVKLQLMLTSAGFKKQTELGGKQVKKKILIEEERNGHSTTPKAQDLPSDEYVAKKLQTSSNDGKQIFKSPISIMKSDTVIYTGHSQPIDSAMIESMESILVNYEESKDWMEKETSDRLSDLGVRSECMSIVQALKTCIDYPGGLSNDKADLKEKSQKDVKELTNITLKQQNENCSDDDDDDDDEEYSVVSSEELRQIMQEKMKKLVQLRAIKLNQMVQERRKWAYMQEKLDSSSVNENKNNLNGDFLDKLENEKEVEHAVKKGNKSVFDDSIDNEVNILKDCDLMASVEKTLIPEIQSNILGSGSALEKDEGTILIESLLRTVQERTFNDQSCISGASYDVGSQCNQKADVLRIQDILLDLNETEKPTGIVNESDNEDKRNTSFHKCVLASSTPVVSKTKAVTFGKRARWGSVHSAGLENSPLETTASEMDATSSSDIVEVFPKVTERKQWTKNCKEIVSILAEAQIVDTPKSLKIEKDEVCQGQQEISVNKCIWPSDNQLCFTEEHNISLGATYSVDHKKTNGTTSESLEGKQLNCESKVYSGNSNLNSTFTIEKNSMAEEKTNAKELGDLHQNDRPSADQSNESSSVSSAREILNKTITIASTSPKSKVKNGLVTDTESIISKSEDSGNLNKTFEIDSSSLKGIELPCCETFAVPDNAANVSTKKAKGGILGMLRSHVSPLSRKKTHGYNHKNACACLSNDASGDGNMANSKPSVTLPREEIASASNKKNGKLKLGIVGILRKLSLKADDLTNASPKTSQPVHEAIQAQKSNVSKNSEKSPSKNSSMNGAEVDRPTDMANEKRHTASPSPSDVEEKSSSKKSDGNMKGTVESVHSIRTEDFPKKNESQKEESFRTVEKKNTPKIDGGHLKSNRSGDSQKWRQDSKKLSRFSMHGSKSPVDDILGCESTDRTVSGRSSPTPLDSLTHQDTRMKELENSIDKVTITNVKNLVDIDNELDRITERSKAMEVEDRKRNVRQDSKSVTATNSTAFSDNTKITSCPSVRTKTITKSFSESAAGEMCKPLANTISELDILEAVFTSTKLERSDGSKSPVPKFPKCSKSFSGSLPRKNKSDISISSGLDTQETYSSNPAVLSTNSSSNSLSTGNPHKNTIFSSRSGDSGCWYGDLSSNSYDSDTTPSGTLKRKSMRLGHGSTAAQEFCNEIDEVSLNRVQSLAQSFVKDVLDKAKAQVGNDEPLSPVVSDKDNSETSKLYATPKVSELPSICEEFLTLSENKVSNQTLLSASDLDNSSKEKCKFQNNILPPKRQQVVVSRSLIQEVESNANQIPSSFGADLCPQQSSIHAQAGKPPRPSSLLSLSSTRNIEKPPVGARPKSMVLSKCSDNSVPKKTIFPESTESPQSTLTRKQKYQLGQYSSKLLSQLMCEEDSGEIKKGIIRERSSSSIITPFNIETYSSGPSVEEEREDLASLRKSMELILSSSEHTREDTRSSTASPYAASEVWHLDDDGAVISGEGGVYGWIEEKREKLESLLGLELFIKAYHHLDEAQEESQCVEEKSIREVEEMLGPERCHLVNEVLQLVIAESVYHN